In one Gossypium hirsutum isolate 1008001.06 chromosome D09, Gossypium_hirsutum_v2.1, whole genome shotgun sequence genomic region, the following are encoded:
- the LOC107892178 gene encoding phosducin-like protein 3, with the protein MADYHFVYKDVEGASTQWDDIQRKLGNLPPKPPAFKPPPFEPAPDPDSAPKDKSWVDAKTEDELDELEDDLDDDRFLEEYRKKRLAEMKEAAKVSKYGSVMQISGSDFVREVSQAPQDVWVVVFLYKEGSPECGLLLRCLDELAIKYPATKFVKIISTECIPNYPDRNLPTLLVYHNGAVKANYVGLHSFGRRCTPEGVALVLCKSDPVLNDGQSGSEQAVLEGIRRQFIEKVVTEHEDDDEGGSSSD; encoded by the exons ATGGCGGATTACCATTTCGTTTACAAAGACGTGGAAGGTGCTTCCACTCAATGGGACGATATTCAAAGAAAGCTTGGTAATTTACCCCCAAAGCCACCCGCTTTCAAGCCTCCTCCTTTCGAACCCGCACCCGACCCGGATTCTGCCCCCAAGGACAAGTCTTGGGTCGATGCCAAGACTGAAGATGAACTTGATGAACTCGAAGATGATCTCGATGATGATCGCTTCCTTGAAGAATACag AAAGAAGAGGCTAGCTGAGATGAAGGAAGCAGCTAAGGTTTCAAAATACGGATCGGTGATGCAGATTTCAGGATCTGATTTTGTGCGCGAAGTTTCACAAGCTCCTCAAGATGTCTGGGTGGTTGTCTTTCTCTACAAAGAAGG ATCCCCAGAGTGTGGGCTGCTTCTGCGGTGTTTGGATGAATTGGCAATTAAATACCCTGCAACGAAGTTTGTCAAGATAATATCTACCGAATGCATTCCTAACTATCCAGATCGTAATCTTCCGACTCTCTTGGTGTATCACAATGGAGCAGTGAAAGCAAATTATGTTGGCTTGCATAGTTTTGGCCGGAGATGCACACCGGAAG GTGTGGCCTTAGTTCTGTGTAAATCGGATCCTGTATTAAATGATGGTCAAAGCGGGAGTGAGCAAGCTGTTCTTGAAGGAATTCGGAGGCAGTTTATTGAGAAAGTTGTGACGGAGCATGAAGACGACGATGAGGGAGGATCTTCAAGTGATTAG